A part of Marinomonas rhizomae genomic DNA contains:
- a CDS encoding circularly permuted type 2 ATP-grasp protein, giving the protein MEKLTSHYQSADFFDELIDDKGTARSPAKQLLGYLDSLSEDELEKRRLTAEATIQEMGISFTVYTEEGNIDRAWPFDIVPRTIEASDWKIAEAGLKQRLTALNLFINDLYHDQNVIKDGIIPEHIIKDSKNFRPECVGVSPAYGVWAHICGTDLVRDENGDFFVLEDNLRVPSGVSYMLENRAITKRVLPELFENESILPVDSYTSQLFDTLASLSPRDIENPEIVVLTPGIYNSAYFEHAFLAQQMGAELVEGSDLFVDSDDCVYMKTIDGPERVDVIYRRIDDLFIDPEAFDPESVLGVAGLMRAWRAGNVALANAPGAGVADDKVVYAYVPAIIRYYLNEEPILNNVETFLCDDPEQRAYVLANLDKLVVKPANESGGYGMLVGPHSTKKEQALFAELITKNPRNYIAQPTLRLSTAPTLISKGVLEPRHLDLRPFILQAKDTYVTTGGLTRVAMKKGSLVVNSSQGGGSKDTWIVETKGQ; this is encoded by the coding sequence ATGGAAAAACTAACGAGCCATTATCAGTCAGCTGATTTTTTTGACGAGTTAATTGATGACAAAGGCACAGCAAGATCTCCTGCAAAACAACTCTTGGGATATCTAGACAGTCTTTCAGAAGATGAGCTAGAAAAGAGGCGCCTCACTGCCGAAGCAACAATACAAGAAATGGGCATCAGCTTCACGGTCTACACAGAGGAAGGCAATATAGACAGAGCATGGCCCTTCGATATAGTTCCCCGCACGATAGAAGCCTCAGACTGGAAAATAGCTGAAGCAGGATTAAAACAACGCCTCACCGCCCTTAACCTTTTCATCAACGACCTCTACCACGATCAAAACGTCATCAAAGACGGCATCATTCCAGAACACATCATTAAAGACTCCAAAAATTTTAGACCAGAATGCGTTGGCGTATCGCCAGCCTACGGCGTATGGGCACATATTTGTGGTACCGATTTAGTACGAGATGAAAACGGCGACTTCTTTGTTTTAGAAGATAACTTACGTGTGCCCTCTGGCGTATCATACATGCTAGAAAACCGCGCCATTACCAAGCGTGTTCTCCCTGAATTGTTTGAAAACGAATCCATCTTACCGGTCGATTCATATACCTCGCAATTGTTTGACACCTTGGCGTCTTTGTCTCCAAGAGACATAGAAAACCCTGAGATCGTAGTGTTAACACCGGGTATTTATAACTCCGCTTATTTTGAACACGCTTTCTTGGCGCAACAAATGGGCGCGGAATTAGTAGAAGGCAGTGATTTGTTTGTCGACAGCGACGACTGCGTCTATATGAAAACCATCGATGGGCCAGAGCGTGTGGATGTGATCTACCGTCGTATTGACGACTTATTCATCGATCCAGAAGCCTTTGATCCAGAATCTGTACTGGGTGTTGCGGGTCTCATGCGTGCATGGCGAGCAGGCAATGTCGCCTTAGCAAACGCACCGGGCGCTGGTGTTGCCGATGACAAAGTCGTTTACGCTTATGTTCCAGCTATTATTCGTTACTACTTAAACGAAGAGCCAATTCTTAACAACGTCGAAACTTTCTTATGTGACGATCCTGAACAGCGAGCCTACGTCCTTGCTAACCTAGATAAATTGGTGGTTAAACCAGCCAACGAATCTGGCGGTTATGGCATGCTGGTTGGTCCTCATTCAACAAAAAAAGAACAAGCACTGTTTGCTGAGCTAATTACTAAAAATCCTCGTAATTACATTGCTCAACCAACATTAAGATTATCAACCGCACCAACGCTTATATCCAAAGGTGTGTTAGAACCTCGCCACTTAGACCTTCGTCCATTCATCTTACAAGCCAAGGATACTTACGTTACCACTGGTGGCTTAACCCGCGTCGCAATGAAAAAAGGCTCCTTGGTCGTTAATTCGTCACAAGGTGGTGGTAGTAAAGACACTTGGATTGTTGAAACAAAGGGGCAGTAA
- a CDS encoding alpha-E domain-containing protein, with protein MLSRVAERLYWSARYLERVENTARLVSVYDDLLFDLPKNIEVSWYNLIEILSGEELFEQRYKVKDERNVVKFLLADDTNFNSMLSSLKMVKENIRTTRDAVPRETWELINELDLYAQQNIKQGINRSGRHDFLNTIIEGCQKIIGLFAGAMRRDSGWHFLIMGRYLERADMGTRILDAAVSLMLQSEPEARIQLGQVTWSKVLKSQSAYLDYRRTVRTSINGAKATTFLMNDLCFPRSLAYCLGQIGEAATKLPRAGLITAQVDKLLEFDYPINSSEDLDEDFHNHLNDIQIAIIEINHQITENWFHFRQGDAA; from the coding sequence ATGTTATCTAGAGTCGCAGAACGCTTGTATTGGAGCGCACGGTATTTGGAACGCGTTGAAAACACGGCCCGCTTGGTCAGTGTTTATGACGACCTATTGTTCGACCTTCCAAAAAACATCGAAGTATCTTGGTATAACTTAATCGAGATACTCAGTGGCGAAGAATTATTCGAACAACGCTATAAAGTCAAAGACGAACGCAACGTGGTGAAATTTCTTTTAGCCGATGACACCAACTTCAACTCCATGTTGTCATCATTGAAAATGGTTAAAGAAAATATTCGTACCACACGTGATGCTGTTCCCAGAGAAACGTGGGAACTGATAAACGAGCTGGATCTATACGCACAACAGAATATAAAACAAGGCATCAACCGCTCGGGTCGCCATGATTTTCTCAATACCATCATTGAAGGCTGTCAAAAAATCATCGGCCTATTTGCTGGCGCCATGAGACGTGATTCAGGCTGGCACTTTCTCATTATGGGCCGCTATCTAGAGCGAGCCGACATGGGAACCCGTATTCTGGATGCCGCTGTGTCATTAATGCTGCAATCAGAGCCAGAGGCGCGAATCCAACTTGGCCAAGTGACTTGGTCAAAAGTATTAAAATCTCAAAGTGCGTATTTGGATTATCGTCGCACCGTTCGAACTTCTATCAACGGAGCGAAAGCAACGACATTCTTGATGAATGACCTTTGTTTCCCAAGATCTTTAGCTTACTGCTTGGGACAAATAGGTGAAGCAGCGACAAAATTACCCCGCGCAGGTTTGATTACCGCTCAGGTAGATAAACTTTTAGAGTTTGATTACCCAATCAATAGTTCAGAAGATTTGGATGAAGACTTTCATAACCATCTCAATGATATACAGATTGCCATTATCGAAATAAATCACCAGATCACCGAAAACTGGTTTCATTTTCGGCAAGGAGACGCTGCATGA
- a CDS encoding transglutaminase family protein has protein sequence MTIRVAIQHKTTYEFDRFINVAPHVLRLQPAAHSRTKIHAYSLKVLPETHFLNVQQDPFGNFQTRLVFPEKTNKLEFYVEVIADMTVINPFDFFVESYAEEYPFAYDKALKKELEPYLQVTESCSLLDKWLSTVDRKNTPINDFLVAINSRLAADIGYGIRLEPGVQTCEETLTLKKGSCRDTSWLLVQILRSLGLAARFASGYLVQLTSDVKALDGPSGPEEDFTDLHAWCEVFLPGAGWVGLDPTSGLFAGEGHIPLACTPEPASAAPITGLIDECECEFSYSNIVTRIHEDPRVTKPYAEGEWDTIKALGFAVDKQLEDGDVRLTMGGEPTFVSIDDMDSEQWNTGALGAEKLKLAKDLLIKMKQEFGANGLLHYGQGKWYPGEEVPRWALGCFWRTDGEALWNDPKYLARVDKDYKHTIKDAQAFGELLCDKLALDKQYLQSTYEDTLYYLWMEQSLPADADPTKADLKDDLERRRLAKLLSRGLSTTTGYVLPLEFDTVNNRWNSSLWPMRSDVITLIPGDSPMGYRLPLNSLPAQAEEDRIPERDPFDPRQPLANKKDNAVLDSVAKQHFAKKTAPSKPALAPEKTLKNVIRTTLCIEPRDGRLHVFMPPMTHLEHFVAVLEHLEAVAKALDKPIVVEGYEPPKDPRLQKFLITPDPGVIEVNIHPAASWKELVHNTETLYHQAYLSRLGAEKFMLDGRHTGTGGGNHVTLGGRTPADSPLLRRPELLQSLVTFWQHHPGLSYLFSGMFIGPTSQAPRPDEGRDEALYEMEIAFQNMPEGLVDEPWLADRLMRNLLVDITGNTHRSEFCIDKLYAAGSASGRQGLLEFRGFEMPPHPHMSLVQMLLLRCLVARFWKEPYKKPLVRWGTSLHDKFMLPHFVWQDVKEVVEDLQRHGFPFKLEWLAPFEEFRFPHYGRQKIDDMEIELRWAIEPWHVLGEEITGSGTARYVDSSVERLQVKLSGLTDGRYVLSCNGRRVPIRSTGRKGEYVGAVRYKAWAPPSALHPTLGIDAPLVFDLIDTWNGLSVGGCTYHVSHPGGRTYDNVPVNSNEAEARRVNRFWDHGFTQGTLSPPPAFSALRSFYPNGDEPRAMSPPAEEPINEYPHTLDLRKQYNVL, from the coding sequence ATGACCATTAGAGTCGCAATACAGCACAAGACTACCTACGAGTTTGATCGTTTTATCAACGTGGCACCCCACGTGTTAAGACTGCAACCGGCGGCGCACTCACGAACAAAAATTCACGCTTACTCATTGAAAGTGCTGCCAGAAACGCATTTTCTTAATGTGCAACAGGACCCATTTGGTAACTTTCAAACTCGCTTAGTGTTTCCTGAAAAAACCAATAAGTTAGAGTTTTACGTGGAAGTGATCGCTGATATGACAGTGATCAATCCATTTGATTTTTTCGTGGAAAGCTACGCGGAAGAGTATCCATTTGCCTACGACAAAGCCCTGAAAAAAGAGCTAGAACCTTATTTACAAGTCACCGAATCTTGCTCTTTATTAGATAAATGGCTTTCGACCGTTGACCGTAAAAACACACCAATCAACGATTTCCTAGTTGCGATTAACAGCCGCTTAGCGGCCGATATTGGCTACGGAATCCGCCTAGAGCCTGGCGTTCAAACCTGCGAAGAAACTCTGACCCTGAAAAAAGGTTCTTGTCGAGACACCTCTTGGCTATTGGTACAAATTCTTCGCAGCCTAGGTTTAGCAGCGCGCTTCGCATCTGGCTATCTTGTTCAGCTAACCTCTGATGTAAAAGCACTCGACGGCCCATCAGGCCCCGAAGAAGATTTCACCGACTTACACGCATGGTGTGAAGTCTTTTTACCAGGCGCAGGCTGGGTTGGATTAGACCCAACGTCTGGTTTGTTTGCTGGCGAAGGTCACATTCCATTAGCTTGTACTCCAGAGCCAGCTTCCGCAGCACCGATCACAGGCTTAATAGACGAATGTGAATGCGAATTTAGTTACAGCAACATTGTGACTCGTATTCATGAAGATCCTCGTGTAACCAAACCCTATGCCGAAGGCGAATGGGACACCATCAAAGCCCTAGGTTTTGCGGTCGACAAACAGCTTGAAGACGGTGACGTCCGTCTGACAATGGGTGGTGAGCCAACGTTCGTATCCATCGACGACATGGATTCAGAACAGTGGAATACCGGCGCATTGGGTGCAGAAAAACTCAAATTAGCCAAAGACTTACTGATCAAAATGAAGCAAGAATTCGGTGCTAACGGCCTACTTCATTATGGCCAAGGCAAGTGGTATCCGGGCGAAGAAGTACCGCGTTGGGCACTGGGTTGTTTCTGGCGCACCGACGGCGAAGCCCTGTGGAATGATCCGAAATATTTAGCACGCGTAGACAAAGACTACAAACACACCATCAAAGACGCACAAGCCTTTGGTGAACTCTTGTGTGATAAGCTCGCGCTGGATAAGCAATACCTTCAAAGTACTTACGAAGACACCCTGTATTATTTGTGGATGGAGCAATCGCTTCCCGCAGATGCAGACCCAACCAAAGCCGATTTAAAAGACGACTTAGAACGCCGCCGTCTAGCGAAACTGCTTAGCCGTGGTTTAAGCACTACTACAGGCTACGTTTTACCGTTAGAATTCGATACAGTAAACAATCGTTGGAACAGTTCACTTTGGCCGATGCGCAGTGACGTTATCACCTTGATTCCAGGCGACAGCCCAATGGGCTATCGTTTGCCGCTGAATTCTTTACCTGCGCAAGCGGAAGAAGATCGCATTCCTGAACGAGATCCGTTCGATCCTCGTCAACCTTTAGCGAACAAAAAAGACAACGCAGTACTAGACAGCGTCGCCAAACAGCACTTCGCTAAAAAAACAGCACCATCAAAACCAGCGTTAGCTCCTGAGAAAACACTTAAAAACGTGATTCGTACCACATTGTGTATCGAACCACGAGATGGGCGCTTGCATGTGTTCATGCCCCCCATGACGCATCTTGAACATTTTGTCGCAGTTCTTGAGCATCTTGAAGCGGTAGCAAAAGCCCTTGATAAACCTATCGTTGTCGAAGGTTACGAGCCACCAAAAGACCCACGTTTGCAAAAGTTTTTGATCACGCCAGATCCAGGTGTTATCGAGGTGAACATTCACCCAGCGGCAAGCTGGAAAGAATTGGTTCACAATACTGAAACCCTGTATCACCAAGCTTATCTTTCTCGCCTTGGCGCAGAAAAATTCATGCTGGATGGTCGCCATACAGGCACTGGTGGTGGTAACCACGTGACACTGGGTGGTCGCACTCCAGCAGACAGTCCTTTGTTGCGCCGCCCTGAATTATTACAAAGTTTAGTCACCTTCTGGCAGCATCATCCTGGCTTGTCCTACCTTTTCTCTGGCATGTTCATTGGCCCAACCAGCCAAGCGCCGCGCCCAGACGAAGGCCGTGATGAAGCCTTGTATGAAATGGAAATTGCTTTCCAAAACATGCCGGAAGGCTTAGTAGATGAACCTTGGTTAGCGGATCGTTTAATGCGAAATTTGCTGGTCGACATCACAGGCAACACCCATCGCTCTGAATTTTGTATTGATAAGCTTTACGCGGCTGGCAGCGCCAGTGGTCGCCAAGGTTTATTAGAATTCCGTGGCTTCGAAATGCCGCCACATCCGCATATGTCGCTCGTGCAAATGCTGCTGTTGCGCTGCCTCGTGGCACGTTTCTGGAAGGAACCGTACAAAAAGCCTTTGGTACGTTGGGGCACAAGCCTTCATGACAAATTCATGCTGCCGCATTTTGTTTGGCAAGACGTGAAAGAAGTGGTCGAAGACCTTCAGCGCCATGGTTTCCCATTCAAATTAGAATGGTTGGCTCCATTTGAAGAGTTCCGTTTCCCTCATTACGGTCGTCAGAAAATCGATGATATGGAAATTGAGCTTCGTTGGGCGATTGAACCTTGGCACGTACTAGGCGAAGAAATCACCGGATCGGGCACCGCTCGCTATGTGGATTCTTCCGTTGAACGTTTGCAGGTGAAACTATCCGGTTTAACCGATGGACGTTACGTGCTGAGCTGTAATGGTCGCCGCGTGCCGATTCGTTCCACTGGCCGTAAAGGCGAATATGTGGGTGCGGTTCGTTATAAAGCTTGGGCGCCACCATCTGCCTTGCACCCAACTTTAGGCATTGATGCGCCGTTAGTATTTGATTTGATTGATACTTGGAACGGCTTATCTGTTGGCGGTTGTACCTATCATGTGTCTCATCCTGGTGGACGAACCTACGATAATGTACCGGTCAACAGCAACGAAGCAGAAGCACGTCGGGTTAACCGTTTTTGGGATCATGGCTTCACTCAAGGCACACTATCTCCACCACCGGCCTTTAGTGCACTGCGCTCTTTTTACCCTAATGGCGACGAGCCTCGCGCTATGTCGCCACCAGCAGAAGAGCCAATAAATGAATATCCTCATACATTAGATCTAAGGAAGCAGTATAATGTTCTCTAA
- a CDS encoding circularly permuted type 2 ATP-grasp protein: protein MQLQTGTFITSLIDEKTTLSSAYDKPINAYDEAFTEDRQPRAHWETLLRNISSLSDEEMLDRQRRVQRILREDGATYNLTSDPLTPSVWSLDLIPNIIPTDEWLEIEQGLAQRSNLLDLILKDLYGPQELLKNGIIPSEIIFSHPGFLRQCHGVMVPGAHQLLHHAVDLVRDHNGQFQVIGDRTQAPNGAGYALENRTVVSRVIPNSFRDSQVRRLAGFFQSFKNMLSSLASQWTDTPRIVMLSPGAYSSTYFEQAYLSNYLGFPLVQGSDLTVRNGAVWMKSLNGLARVDVILRRVDDAYCDQAELRADSFLGVPGLLEVVRAGNVVLANPLGSGILEAPALVKFLPAISEFLTGEQLTLPSVATWWCGDKDDLNYVIANLSNLIIKPAIRSNSSNSIYGHTLSEKQKLNTIEKIKKAPHLYAAQNYVPGSMSPIWLNGKIQARPSLLRAFTVASPTGYTVMPGGLSRAGESTKEAIVTNMSSSKSKDTWIIAAEPEAPSNLLTDQVLLQDEALQSNLPSRVVENLFWMGRYAERAEISMRLLRTIFKQMNGIDPLPEESRRMLLEMVSTQTGCLPGFIKADEKLLANPDAELVSIITDGSRAGSVKANLQAMLSCGEQVKEMLSADTRIIINELRDHIHELDRSYTNGLPPAPEESLDSLVTSLLALSGLNHESMLRGLDWTFQEIGRRTERALQTATLLRSALTKPLSSGPQQQILESVLLSVEALISFRRRYRNRARVAYGLDLLMIDGTNPRSLLYQVEQLRKYIRELPRNETTTAGLSPENKIILKSLNDIQLADLEELATIDPDSQSRQKLEQLMTELLDQLEQFTVLISDKYFDHTAGPQSLTAAIRGSNV, encoded by the coding sequence ATGCAACTTCAAACAGGTACTTTTATAACGTCGTTAATCGATGAAAAAACGACGTTATCTTCCGCCTATGATAAACCGATAAATGCTTATGATGAGGCCTTCACGGAAGATCGCCAACCGCGCGCGCATTGGGAAACCTTGCTGCGCAACATAAGCAGTCTTTCAGACGAAGAAATGCTCGACCGACAACGTCGTGTCCAGCGTATTCTTCGTGAAGACGGAGCTACCTACAATTTAACCAGCGACCCGCTTACACCCAGTGTTTGGTCGCTGGACCTTATTCCCAATATTATTCCAACCGATGAGTGGCTTGAGATTGAGCAGGGCTTAGCTCAGCGCTCAAACTTACTGGATCTCATTTTAAAAGATCTTTATGGCCCGCAGGAACTACTGAAAAACGGCATTATTCCTTCTGAGATTATTTTTAGTCATCCCGGTTTTTTACGCCAATGCCACGGAGTTATGGTTCCAGGGGCTCATCAATTACTGCACCATGCCGTGGATCTGGTTCGTGACCATAATGGCCAATTTCAAGTTATTGGCGATCGGACCCAAGCGCCAAATGGCGCTGGTTATGCACTGGAAAATCGCACTGTTGTATCTCGCGTTATTCCAAACAGTTTCCGTGATAGTCAAGTACGTCGTCTGGCAGGATTTTTTCAATCCTTCAAAAACATGCTGTCGTCTCTTGCCAGCCAATGGACTGATACGCCACGTATCGTCATGCTGTCTCCCGGCGCTTACAGCAGCACGTATTTCGAGCAAGCTTACTTATCAAACTACCTTGGTTTTCCATTAGTTCAAGGCAGCGATTTAACCGTACGTAATGGCGCAGTTTGGATGAAATCCTTAAACGGCTTAGCTCGTGTCGATGTAATTTTGCGTCGTGTCGATGATGCCTATTGCGATCAAGCCGAACTAAGAGCGGATTCTTTCCTTGGTGTTCCAGGCTTATTAGAAGTGGTTCGAGCAGGCAATGTTGTACTTGCTAACCCATTGGGAAGCGGTATTTTAGAAGCGCCAGCATTAGTAAAATTTTTGCCTGCCATCAGTGAGTTTTTGACAGGCGAACAACTTACTTTACCTTCTGTAGCAACTTGGTGGTGTGGTGATAAAGACGATTTAAATTATGTGATCGCCAATCTTAGTAACCTGATTATCAAGCCTGCGATTCGTAGCAATAGCAGCAACAGTATTTATGGCCACACGCTAAGCGAAAAGCAAAAACTTAATACGATAGAAAAAATTAAAAAAGCCCCGCATTTATATGCAGCACAAAACTATGTACCGGGTTCCATGTCACCCATTTGGTTAAATGGAAAGATACAAGCTAGACCGAGCCTGTTACGCGCTTTCACCGTTGCTAGCCCAACAGGCTACACGGTTATGCCCGGCGGTTTGTCTCGTGCTGGTGAATCGACGAAAGAAGCCATCGTCACCAATATGTCCAGCTCCAAAAGTAAAGATACTTGGATCATCGCAGCGGAACCCGAAGCGCCAAGTAACTTGCTCACAGACCAAGTGCTGCTGCAAGACGAAGCCTTACAATCAAATTTACCAAGCCGAGTGGTAGAAAACTTATTCTGGATGGGCCGTTATGCCGAACGCGCCGAAATCAGTATGCGCTTGCTGCGTACCATTTTTAAACAAATGAATGGTATTGATCCACTACCAGAAGAAAGCCGTCGCATGTTGCTTGAAATGGTATCGACACAAACTGGCTGCTTACCCGGTTTTATAAAAGCGGATGAAAAACTGCTTGCCAACCCTGATGCCGAGCTCGTTTCAATCATTACGGATGGCAGTCGTGCGGGATCGGTCAAAGCCAACCTGCAAGCCATGTTAAGTTGTGGTGAGCAAGTTAAAGAAATGCTGTCTGCTGACACTCGTATCATCATCAATGAGTTGCGTGATCATATTCATGAGCTAGATCGCTCTTATACCAATGGTTTACCTCCCGCGCCGGAAGAATCGCTAGACAGCCTAGTCACTTCCCTATTGGCACTGTCGGGGTTGAACCATGAAAGCATGTTGCGCGGACTAGACTGGACGTTTCAGGAAATTGGCCGCCGTACTGAACGCGCATTGCAAACCGCTACCTTGTTACGCTCAGCACTGACCAAGCCCTTATCATCAGGGCCGCAGCAGCAGATTCTAGAATCTGTTTTATTAAGCGTAGAAGCCCTTATTTCCTTCCGTCGTCGCTACCGGAATCGTGCTCGTGTGGCTTATGGATTAGATCTCTTAATGATCGATGGCACGAACCCACGTTCTTTACTTTATCAAGTAGAACAACTGCGCAAATACATCAGAGAACTGCCCAGAAATGAGACAACTACAGCAGGTCTAAGCCCTGAAAATAAAATCATTTTAAAATCACTCAATGATATTCAGCTTGCCGATTTGGAAGAGCTTGCCACGATTGACCCAGATAGCCAAAGCCGTCAAAAACTAGAGCAACTCATGACCGAGCTTTTAGATCAGCTTGAGCAATTCACTGTCCTCATTAGCGATAAGTATTTTGACCATACCGCTGGCCCGCAGTCATTGACGGCAGCCATCAGAGGATCCAATGTATGA
- a CDS encoding transglutaminase family protein → MRYRVRHITAYSYGAPVSLCYNMAHLLPRDTRNQRCLNQKIQINPPPVYQNDGEDYFGNQTFYFSIQEAHKKLVIDVTTDFEISPLDVLQWQAQSTLTCGQLRAQLDNPNTPELRMAKEYLLDSPQIRCSEDLKAYAQSTFADDKPVLQAALAFTHKIFTEFKFDPTTTTVATPLEQVLKQRSGVCQDFAHLAIGCLRSVGIPARYMSGYLETLPPPGQEKLVGADASHAWFAVLIPELGWVEFDPTNDLMPSDQHIVTAWGRDYADVTPLQGVIFEGGGSQQLAVSVDVRRV, encoded by the coding sequence ATGAGATACCGCGTTCGTCATATAACAGCATATAGCTATGGGGCACCTGTGAGTCTATGCTACAACATGGCTCACTTATTGCCGCGAGATACACGCAATCAACGCTGTTTAAATCAAAAAATACAAATCAATCCGCCGCCAGTTTATCAAAACGATGGCGAAGATTATTTTGGTAATCAAACGTTCTATTTTTCAATTCAAGAAGCTCATAAAAAGTTGGTCATTGATGTCACCACCGACTTTGAAATTTCGCCACTAGACGTACTACAATGGCAGGCACAAAGCACTCTGACTTGTGGCCAATTACGTGCCCAATTAGACAATCCAAATACTCCCGAACTGCGCATGGCAAAAGAGTATTTACTGGATTCACCGCAAATACGCTGCTCAGAAGACCTAAAAGCTTATGCGCAAAGTACTTTTGCTGATGACAAACCAGTCTTGCAAGCGGCGCTGGCTTTCACCCATAAGATCTTCACCGAGTTCAAATTTGACCCAACCACCACCACCGTTGCGACACCACTTGAACAAGTACTTAAACAACGCAGTGGTGTGTGTCAGGATTTCGCCCACTTAGCGATTGGCTGCTTGCGCTCGGTTGGCATTCCAGCACGCTATATGAGCGGCTACTTAGAAACCTTGCCACCACCGGGGCAAGAAAAGCTTGTTGGTGCTGATGCGTCTCATGCTTGGTTCGCCGTACTTATTCCAGAATTAGGCTGGGTAGAATTTGATCCAACTAATGATTTGATGCCAAGCGACCAACATATTGTCACCGCATGGGGACGAGATTATGCCGATGTCACACCATTGCAAGGTGTTATCTTTGAAGGCGGAGGTTCTCAGCAGTTGGCCGTATCAGTGGACGTAAGACGAGTCTAA
- a CDS encoding DEAD/DEAH box helicase — translation MSFDKLGLSAPILKAIEDQGYTEPSAIQAQAIPAILEGQDVMAAAQTGTGKTAGFTLPLLEILSKGEHAQSNQVRALVLTPTRELAAQVAESVKNYGQHLGLKSTVVFGGVKINPQMMALRRGADILIATPGRMMDLYNQKAVRFDKLEVLVLDEADRMLDMGFIHDIKKILAILPKKRQNLLFSATFSPEIRQLAKGLVNNPVEISVTPRNATAVSVEQWLHPVDKKRKTELLIQLIAQGRWDQALVFSRTKHGANKITKQLEDAGIRASAIHGNKSQGARTRALSDFKEGRIRILVATDIAARGLDIEQLPHVVNFDLPDVAEDYVHRIGRTGRAGATGKAISLVAADELDQLRAIERLTQKLIERRYEDDFMPTHMLPDTTLDTRPIKPNKPKKPKSPRDQQGAARQGNGAKQGGNPAKGNAPKSGNRRPAAPKAEMTPGQGLRSKPLAPARRNRKPD, via the coding sequence ATGAGTTTCGACAAACTTGGGCTTTCTGCCCCCATCCTAAAAGCCATTGAAGATCAAGGCTATACTGAGCCGTCTGCAATTCAGGCTCAGGCAATACCTGCCATTCTTGAAGGCCAAGATGTGATGGCCGCGGCCCAAACAGGGACAGGCAAAACAGCCGGTTTTACCCTACCCTTGCTTGAAATTCTAAGTAAAGGCGAACACGCGCAAAGCAATCAAGTCCGTGCCTTAGTACTAACACCAACACGAGAACTCGCCGCTCAAGTCGCAGAAAGCGTAAAGAACTACGGCCAACATTTAGGCCTTAAATCGACCGTCGTATTTGGTGGCGTAAAAATCAACCCTCAAATGATGGCCCTTCGCCGCGGCGCGGATATTCTTATCGCTACGCCTGGCCGTATGATGGATTTGTACAACCAAAAAGCGGTACGTTTCGACAAACTAGAAGTTCTTGTTCTTGACGAAGCCGACCGCATGTTGGACATGGGGTTTATCCATGACATCAAAAAAATCCTAGCGATTTTGCCGAAGAAACGCCAAAACTTATTGTTCTCTGCGACTTTCTCTCCAGAAATACGCCAGCTAGCAAAGGGCTTGGTAAACAACCCTGTTGAAATTTCCGTTACGCCACGCAACGCGACAGCCGTTTCTGTTGAACAATGGTTACACCCTGTCGACAAAAAACGTAAAACTGAATTGTTAATTCAACTGATTGCCCAAGGCCGCTGGGATCAAGCCTTGGTATTTTCTCGCACCAAACACGGTGCCAACAAGATCACCAAACAACTAGAAGACGCCGGCATTCGTGCTAGTGCGATTCACGGCAATAAGAGCCAAGGCGCACGTACTCGCGCTTTATCAGACTTTAAAGAAGGCCGCATTCGTATTCTTGTGGCTACTGACATCGCCGCTCGTGGACTAGACATCGAACAGCTACCTCACGTGGTCAACTTTGACTTACCAGACGTGGCTGAAGATTACGTTCACCGTATTGGTCGTACTGGCCGTGCAGGCGCGACAGGCAAAGCAATTTCATTGGTTGCCGCTGACGAGCTGGATCAATTACGCGCTATTGAACGCTTAACTCAGAAGCTTATTGAACGCCGCTATGAAGATGACTTCATGCCAACACACATGTTGCCTGATACCACTCTGGATACGCGCCCGATCAAACCAAACAAGCCTAAAAAGCCGAAATCACCACGTGATCAACAGGGTGCAGCAAGACAAGGCAATGGCGCAAAGCAAGGTGGCAATCCAGCTAAAGGTAATGCACCTAAGTCTGGTAACCGTCGCCCAGCCGCCCCGAAAGCTGAAATGACACCGGGACAAGGTCTACGTAGCAAGCCTCTAGCGCCAGCACGTCGTAACCGTAAACCAGATTAA